The Faecalibacter sp. LW9 genome has a segment encoding these proteins:
- a CDS encoding CopD family protein produces MGYNYLIYKAIHVIFVVSYFAGLFYIVRLMIYHNDTQSMEEPKKSILAEQYKFMKSRLWNVITVPAFSIMVIMGANMLFKNPGLLNAGWMQFKLGVIVLLSAYHFWCWKTIQEQKKDIHKYTSVRLRMMNEVATIILFAVVFAVIQKGGFVQHWPWAVISFFLVGFIIMAIVKIINRNNKN; encoded by the coding sequence ATGGGTTATAATTATCTTATATATAAAGCGATACACGTGATTTTCGTGGTAAGTTATTTTGCAGGATTATTTTATATCGTCCGATTAATGATTTATCATAATGACACCCAATCGATGGAAGAACCAAAAAAGTCTATTTTAGCTGAACAGTATAAATTTATGAAATCACGTCTTTGGAATGTGATTACTGTGCCTGCATTTTCCATTATGGTAATTATGGGGGCTAACATGCTTTTTAAAAATCCAGGATTATTAAATGCAGGTTGGATGCAATTTAAACTCGGAGTTATCGTTTTATTGTCTGCCTACCACTTTTGGTGCTGGAAAACCATCCAAGAACAGAAAAAAGATATTCATAAATATACATCCGTTCGTCTTCGCATGATGAATGAAGTAGCAACGATTATTTTATTTGCTGTTGTGTTTGCAGTTATCCAAAAAGGAGGTTTTGTACAACATTGGCCATGGGCGGTAATCAGCTTCTTTTTAGTTGGATTTATCATTATGGCAATTGTAAAGATTATTAACCGTAACAATAAAAACTAA
- the gldG gene encoding gliding motility-associated ABC transporter substrate-binding protein GldG, whose translation MKAIEKKSFVVFGLLIAVLIISQFAYKRFDLTQDKRYTLTETSNLLLENIDKELQIDILLGGELTGNYRILKNEIQFLLEELKEKNPKVKYRFVDPLEMNTSEMEEAGIVAIPIKTDKGVLNVYPYARLSYGDKVMWMETLVNDPSTPFEELAVASTEKLEYLFAEKIQKITNTNRKKIGFIVHHDELPQQNIDGLGRALSEKYDVEIYLNPIANKKFSFDYEDIDSLKRFDGLIVAKPTLPFSEKDKMVLDQYIMNGGKMLFAVETVDAEMDSIFRSGKIVAFPRDLKINEFLFNYGVRLHNTIIKDLNGGKIVLADGETAGNVSYNYYTWPYFELGLAGDPNPITASIDPVIFNFANPIELLENPNIKQTVLLSSSPQTSMKPALNYISLDEVDVENVDEFVMGKIPMAVLLEGNFKSAYASRFERQEIPNFKAQSTNGKMIVISDGDVLKNHLWRGMPMRLGEDKYSVRPDNPNSRPTTYANQTFVLNAMDYLLGDEDFLALRNRKSEIPLLNETKVLSDKQYWQQLNLIVPIGIIALLGGLGYFIRRKKFSK comes from the coding sequence ATGAAAGCAATTGAAAAAAAATCATTCGTTGTTTTTGGGCTTTTAATCGCTGTTTTGATTATCAGCCAATTTGCTTATAAACGTTTTGACCTTACACAAGATAAACGCTATACTTTAACAGAAACTTCAAATCTGTTATTAGAAAATATCGATAAAGAATTACAAATTGATATTCTTTTAGGTGGCGAATTAACAGGTAATTATCGTATTCTTAAAAATGAAATTCAGTTTTTATTAGAAGAATTAAAAGAGAAAAATCCAAAAGTAAAATACCGTTTCGTTGATCCATTGGAAATGAATACTTCAGAAATGGAAGAAGCAGGGATAGTTGCAATACCTATAAAAACAGATAAAGGTGTACTTAATGTTTATCCCTACGCTCGTCTTTCTTATGGTGATAAAGTAATGTGGATGGAAACGTTAGTCAATGACCCGTCTACTCCTTTCGAGGAATTAGCCGTGGCTTCGACTGAAAAGTTAGAATATCTATTTGCTGAAAAGATTCAGAAAATTACCAATACCAATCGTAAGAAAATTGGATTTATTGTTCATCATGATGAATTACCACAGCAAAATATCGATGGATTAGGTCGTGCGCTATCAGAAAAATACGATGTTGAGATATACTTAAATCCAATTGCCAATAAAAAATTTAGTTTTGACTATGAAGATATTGATAGTCTGAAACGATTTGATGGATTGATTGTTGCAAAACCTACTTTACCATTTTCAGAAAAAGATAAAATGGTATTAGATCAATACATCATGAATGGAGGAAAAATGCTTTTTGCTGTTGAGACTGTTGATGCTGAAATGGATTCAATTTTTCGATCAGGTAAAATTGTTGCTTTCCCACGTGATCTAAAAATTAATGAATTCTTATTCAATTATGGGGTTCGATTACACAATACCATTATCAAAGACTTAAATGGAGGGAAAATCGTTTTAGCAGATGGTGAAACGGCTGGAAATGTAAGTTACAATTACTACACTTGGCCTTACTTTGAGTTAGGTTTAGCAGGTGATCCTAATCCTATTACCGCGAGTATTGATCCAGTTATTTTTAATTTTGCGAATCCTATTGAACTTTTAGAAAATCCAAACATTAAACAAACTGTCTTATTAAGTTCGTCTCCACAAACCTCAATGAAACCTGCATTAAATTATATTTCGTTGGATGAAGTTGATGTAGAGAATGTAGATGAATTTGTGATGGGAAAAATTCCAATGGCTGTGTTATTGGAAGGGAACTTTAAATCGGCTTATGCCTCTCGATTCGAACGACAAGAGATTCCAAATTTCAAGGCTCAATCAACCAATGGTAAAATGATCGTTATCTCGGATGGTGATGTTTTAAAAAATCACCTGTGGCGAGGAATGCCGATGCGTTTGGGAGAAGATAAATATTCTGTACGACCTGATAATCCAAATTCTCGTCCTACAACCTATGCGAATCAAACATTTGTATTAAATGCCATGGATTATTTATTGGGTGATGAAGATTTCTTAGCCTTACGTAATCGTAAATCGGAAATTCCTTTATTAAATGAAACTAAAGTATTATCTGATAAACAATATTGGCAACAGCTGAACTTAATTGTTCCAATTGGAATCATCGCCCTTTTGGGCGGATTAGGTTACTTTATTCGAAGAAAAAAATTCAGTAAATAA
- a CDS encoding cytidine deaminase has product MKKEKISFEYEVFDSIHDLSEENKVLVSKANHISKSAYAPYSKFHVGAAVELEDGQVFVSSNQENASYPVGTCAERGLLAYVNANFPNIKVKKLAVSTININVPLPPCGMCRQYILEIEKKQNDNIALFLSGNEGQVIKVDAAKDLLPLNFTEDFLD; this is encoded by the coding sequence ATGAAGAAAGAAAAAATAAGTTTCGAATACGAAGTATTTGACTCAATCCACGATTTATCAGAGGAAAATAAAGTCTTAGTATCGAAAGCCAATCATATCTCAAAATCGGCTTACGCCCCTTATTCAAAATTCCATGTTGGAGCTGCTGTAGAATTGGAAGATGGACAAGTCTTTGTCAGTAGCAATCAAGAAAATGCATCCTACCCTGTAGGAACATGTGCAGAACGTGGACTATTAGCATATGTCAATGCCAATTTCCCTAATATTAAAGTAAAAAAACTAGCGGTTTCTACCATTAATATTAACGTTCCTTTACCTCCTTGCGGGATGTGCCGTCAATACATTCTTGAAATTGAAAAGAAGCAAAACGATAATATAGCGTTGTTTTTATCCGGAAACGAAGGGCAAGTAATTAAAGTAGATGCTGCTAAAGATTTGCTACCGCTCAATTTTACGGAAGATTTTTTAGACTAG
- a CDS encoding SAM-dependent chlorinase/fluorinase: MAIITLTTDFGTKDYFVSSIKGAILKELSDVTIVDISHQVSPYDLSEAAYIIRNSYNEFPKGTIHIIGVNSLTTPDQKPICAHINGHYFICGDNGILSLICQTEIHEEVYEITVHPEGIDSLFPVKNCFVPVACHLARGGLPSLLGFKRNEFKQLNELKPIYRDDKFLVGNVIYIDHFGNVITNITRRYFNEVSNDRAFKIILRQKDFSITDIDIIYNHYNDVVQDFSKEFQAMGRTLCLFNSADFLEVTLYKSNPELTGGANQLMGLKKGDTITIEFDNQSNF, translated from the coding sequence ATGGCAATTATTACGTTAACTACCGATTTTGGTACCAAAGACTATTTTGTTTCGAGTATTAAGGGTGCAATTCTTAAAGAATTGTCGGACGTTACTATTGTAGATATTTCGCATCAGGTAAGTCCTTACGACTTATCAGAAGCGGCGTATATTATTCGTAATTCATACAATGAGTTTCCGAAAGGAACGATACACATTATTGGTGTCAACTCATTGACAACACCAGACCAAAAACCTATTTGTGCTCATATCAATGGACACTATTTTATTTGTGGAGATAATGGAATATTATCTTTGATTTGCCAAACGGAGATTCATGAGGAAGTTTATGAAATAACGGTACATCCGGAAGGAATCGATAGTTTGTTCCCTGTAAAGAATTGTTTTGTTCCTGTAGCGTGCCATTTAGCACGTGGTGGATTACCATCTTTACTTGGGTTTAAACGAAACGAATTTAAACAACTGAATGAATTAAAACCAATTTATCGTGATGATAAATTCTTAGTAGGGAATGTGATTTACATCGATCATTTTGGAAATGTGATTACGAATATTACACGTCGATATTTTAATGAAGTATCGAATGATAGAGCATTCAAGATCATTTTAAGACAAAAAGACTTTTCGATTACAGACATTGATATCATCTACAATCATTACAATGACGTTGTTCAGGATTTCTCGAAAGAATTCCAAGCAATGGGTAGAACATTATGTCTGTTCAATTCAGCGGATTTCCTAGAAGTCACGTTGTATAAAAGTAATCCTGAACTTACGGGTGGAGCAAATCAATTAATGGGATTAAAAAAAGGAGATACAATTACAATTGAATTCGATAACCAATCGAATTTCTAA
- a CDS encoding 4Fe-4S dicluster domain-containing protein, whose product MAIIITDECINCGACEPECPNNAIYEAAVDWKYSEGTSLSGTIVNIDGKEFDADAVQDPVSDEVYYIVPDKCTECKGFHEEPQCAAVCPVDCCIPDDNHVESEERLLSKKAFLHAE is encoded by the coding sequence ATGGCTATTATTATAACTGATGAATGTATAAATTGTGGAGCTTGTGAACCAGAATGTCCAAACAACGCAATTTATGAAGCTGCTGTGGATTGGAAATATTCTGAGGGAACTTCTCTTTCAGGAACTATCGTAAATATCGACGGAAAAGAATTTGATGCCGATGCTGTACAAGATCCTGTAAGTGATGAAGTATACTACATCGTTCCTGATAAGTGTACAGAATGTAAAGGTTTCCATGAAGAACCTCAATGTGCTGCAGTTTGTCCAGTGGATTGTTGTATTCCAGATGATAATCATGTGGAAAGTGAAGAACGTTTATTATCAAAGAAAGCTTTCTTACACGCAGAATAA
- a CDS encoding ABC transporter permease — protein MWTIFKKEFNQFFLGFTAYLAAFAFIFISTLFLWFFDNQFNVFNTGNASLSSFFFIAPWIFMFMIPALTMKMIAEEQNNGTLLWLFTLPIKINQIVWGKFFAVLSIVIFCLLGTFLFTLTLENFIISDQSLDYGTIYNGYLGLFLLGSLFSAIGILTSSLSKNQVMAYVFAVFICFISYYGFEGLASYNLLGSADYYVQKIGSYSHYQQFLKGILDTRDLAYFVVIIALLLQATIINLHLKK, from the coding sequence ATGTGGACCATCTTCAAAAAAGAATTTAATCAGTTCTTTTTAGGATTTACAGCGTATTTGGCTGCATTTGCATTCATTTTCATTTCTACATTATTTCTTTGGTTCTTCGATAACCAGTTTAACGTATTCAATACTGGAAACGCTTCATTAAGTAGTTTCTTCTTTATCGCACCTTGGATCTTTATGTTTATGATACCCGCGCTAACCATGAAGATGATTGCTGAAGAGCAAAACAATGGTACTTTATTATGGTTATTTACACTACCTATAAAAATTAACCAAATTGTATGGGGGAAATTCTTTGCTGTTCTAAGCATTGTTATTTTCTGTTTATTGGGAACGTTCTTATTTACTTTGACATTAGAAAACTTTATCATTTCTGATCAATCGTTGGATTATGGAACGATTTATAATGGTTATTTGGGATTGTTTCTATTGGGAAGTTTATTTTCAGCAATAGGAATTTTGACTTCTAGCCTTTCTAAAAATCAGGTGATGGCCTATGTTTTTGCTGTATTCATCTGTTTTATTAGCTATTATGGATTTGAAGGATTAGCATCTTATAACTTATTAGGATCTGCTGATTACTATGTACAAAAAATAGGAAGTTATTCCCACTACCAACAATTTTTAAAAGGAATATTAGACACGAGAGATTTAGCCTATTTTGTCGTGATTATTGCTTTATTACTTCAAGCAACTATTATTAACCTACACCTTAAAAAATAA
- a CDS encoding YifB family Mg chelatase-like AAA ATPase yields the protein MLKKIYGSAIFGVSAQTITVEVNIDQGVGYHLVGLPDSAIKESNFRIQSALKNQGFKIPGKKITINMAPADLQKEGSAYDLTIAIGILSASEQIHNDQLEEYVMMGELSLDGSLRPIKGALPITIEAKNQGFKRIILPKQNADEAAVVQGIEVYGVTNILQVIQFLNHDIELEPHHFDLTHHHLNELNQYKYCFSDVKGQENVKRAMEIAAAGGHNIILIGPPGSGKTMLAKRISTILPPMTIDEALETTKIHSVAGKLGSKSLVLQRPFISPHHTISDVALVGGGSYPQPGEISLSHNGVLFLDELPEFKRSVLEVMRQPLEDREVTISRAKFTVTYPSSFMLVASMNPSPSGFFPDDPQNTSTLAEMQRYMNKISGPLLDRIDLHIEVTPVPFDDLSQSRNGEKSDVIRARVIQARAKQTQRFENQTIHYNSQMGPKELDRYCVLDEGSKKLIKTAMDRLNLSARAYDRILRVARTIADLDESEPILSKHIGEAIQYRSLDRN from the coding sequence ATGTTGAAGAAAATTTACGGAAGTGCAATTTTTGGAGTTTCAGCTCAGACCATCACGGTCGAAGTAAATATTGATCAAGGCGTTGGATATCATCTGGTCGGACTACCCGATTCAGCGATTAAAGAAAGTAATTTTCGCATCCAATCCGCGCTCAAGAATCAAGGATTCAAAATTCCTGGAAAAAAAATTACCATAAACATGGCGCCTGCCGATTTACAAAAAGAAGGTTCTGCTTATGACTTAACCATTGCGATTGGAATTTTATCCGCCTCTGAACAGATTCATAATGATCAATTGGAAGAATATGTCATGATGGGTGAACTTTCTTTAGATGGATCATTGCGACCAATCAAAGGAGCATTACCTATTACAATTGAAGCCAAAAATCAAGGATTTAAAAGAATCATTCTACCAAAACAAAATGCGGATGAAGCAGCCGTAGTACAAGGTATCGAAGTTTATGGAGTAACTAATATCTTGCAAGTGATTCAATTTTTAAATCACGACATCGAATTAGAACCTCATCATTTTGATTTGACACATCATCATTTAAATGAACTAAATCAATACAAATATTGTTTTTCGGATGTAAAAGGGCAAGAAAATGTGAAACGCGCCATGGAGATTGCTGCTGCTGGTGGACATAATATTATATTAATAGGTCCACCGGGAAGTGGGAAAACAATGTTAGCGAAAAGAATTTCGACCATTTTACCACCGATGACCATTGATGAAGCACTTGAAACCACAAAGATTCATAGCGTCGCAGGTAAATTAGGTTCGAAGTCTCTTGTTTTACAACGCCCATTTATATCACCCCATCATACCATATCAGATGTTGCTTTGGTGGGAGGTGGTTCATATCCACAACCAGGAGAAATTTCGTTATCGCATAATGGTGTATTATTTTTAGATGAATTACCTGAATTTAAACGTTCCGTTTTAGAGGTCATGCGTCAACCTTTGGAAGATCGAGAAGTAACCATATCAAGAGCGAAGTTTACGGTTACTTATCCCTCAAGTTTTATGCTTGTTGCTTCTATGAATCCAAGTCCAAGTGGATTCTTCCCAGATGACCCACAAAATACATCCACATTAGCCGAAATGCAACGTTACATGAATAAAATTTCTGGTCCTTTATTGGACCGCATTGATTTACATATCGAAGTTACTCCAGTACCTTTTGATGATTTATCTCAAAGTCGAAATGGAGAAAAAAGTGATGTCATTCGCGCAAGGGTTATCCAAGCAAGAGCTAAACAAACCCAACGTTTCGAAAATCAAACCATTCATTATAATTCTCAAATGGGACCTAAGGAATTGGATCGTTATTGTGTATTGGATGAAGGGAGTAAAAAATTAATTAAGACTGCAATGGACCGATTAAATCTTTCGGCACGAGCATACGATCGAATATTGAGAGTGGCACGTACAATTGCTGACTTAGATGAATCAGAGCCAATTTTATCGAAACATATTGGGGAGGCCATCCAATACCGAAGCTTGGACCGAAACTAA
- a CDS encoding PhoH family protein, giving the protein MTEINIELNEINAQDFYGPNNEHLKRIKEYYPKLKIIGRGKVLTVFGNEDQLQIFEQKIAKIIQHIQKYNRLNNRDLEIIMMEDQLEMLQMKKEDEIIVHGVNGKLIKPQTPGHKKLVEKVYAKDMTFAIGPAGTGKTYMSVALAVQALKNKEVRRIILTRPAVEAGESLGFLPGDMKDKLDPYLQPLYDALKDMIHFEKLDGHLERGVIEVAPLAFMRGRTLDDAFVILDEAQNTTYAQMKMFLTRMGKNSKFIITGDPNQVDLPPRQKSGLREALHILKDVKDIGFIFLDDRDVVRHQLVRDILKAYKVSEDKEREEIDINDVKK; this is encoded by the coding sequence TTGACTGAAATTAATATAGAACTAAATGAAATAAATGCACAAGACTTCTATGGTCCTAATAATGAGCATTTAAAGCGTATTAAAGAATACTATCCTAAACTAAAAATTATTGGGAGAGGGAAGGTTTTGACGGTGTTTGGAAACGAAGATCAATTGCAGATTTTCGAACAAAAAATAGCAAAAATTATTCAGCATATTCAAAAATATAATCGTTTGAACAATAGAGATCTTGAAATTATTATGATGGAAGATCAATTGGAAATGCTTCAAATGAAAAAAGAAGATGAAATTATTGTTCATGGAGTGAATGGGAAGTTAATAAAGCCTCAAACTCCGGGACATAAGAAACTCGTCGAAAAAGTGTATGCGAAAGATATGACATTTGCGATTGGTCCTGCTGGAACCGGAAAAACCTATATGAGTGTAGCTTTAGCTGTTCAAGCATTAAAAAATAAGGAAGTTCGTCGAATTATCTTGACTCGTCCAGCTGTAGAAGCAGGTGAAAGTTTAGGATTTTTACCAGGGGATATGAAAGATAAATTGGACCCATATTTACAACCTCTATATGATGCATTAAAAGATATGATTCATTTCGAAAAATTAGATGGTCATTTGGAGCGTGGAGTAATTGAAGTAGCGCCTTTAGCTTTTATGCGTGGACGAACGTTGGATGATGCTTTTGTGATCTTAGACGAAGCCCAAAATACAACATATGCTCAAATGAAAATGTTCTTAACGCGTATGGGGAAAAACTCGAAGTTTATTATTACGGGTGATCCGAATCAGGTTGATTTACCGCCACGTCAAAAATCAGGTCTACGAGAAGCTTTGCATATATTAAAAGATGTAAAAGATATTGGATTTATCTTTTTGGATGATCGTGATGTGGTTCGTCACCAATTGGTGAGGGATATTTTAAAAGCTTACAAAGTTTCCGAAGATAAAGAAAGAGAAGAAATCGACATCAATGATGTTAAAAAATAA
- the pdhA gene encoding pyruvate dehydrogenase (acetyl-transferring) E1 component subunit alpha, producing MEKLTQEQYLQWYRDMNFWRRFEDKCRSLYLKQKIRGFLHLYNGQEALPAGFLHAMQPEDRVITAYRCHVWPMAMGVDPKRIMAELCGKATGTSQGLGGSMHVFSKEHHFFGGHGIVGGQINLGAGIAFGDKYNDKKHVTICLMGDGATRQGTLHETFNMAMNWKLPVVFVCENNQYAMGTSVKRTANHEDIWKLGLGYDMPSMPVDGMDPVKVAEAAYEAIERARRGDGPTFLDIRTYRYRGHSMSDAEPYRTKEEVESFKQEDPILHVENEILSNNWATREQLDVIMDEVKSAVEECVEFAENSPYPDANVMYDYIYSQEDYPFLDKVENN from the coding sequence ATGGAAAAATTAACGCAAGAACAATACCTACAATGGTATCGAGATATGAACTTTTGGCGTCGCTTCGAAGACAAGTGCCGTTCATTGTATTTAAAACAAAAGATTAGAGGTTTCTTACATTTATATAATGGTCAAGAAGCTTTACCAGCTGGGTTTTTACATGCAATGCAACCAGAAGATCGTGTAATTACAGCTTATCGCTGTCACGTATGGCCAATGGCAATGGGAGTAGATCCTAAACGCATCATGGCTGAGTTATGTGGGAAAGCGACAGGTACTTCTCAAGGTTTAGGAGGTTCGATGCACGTATTTAGTAAAGAACACCACTTCTTCGGTGGACACGGAATTGTCGGTGGACAAATTAACTTAGGTGCAGGTATTGCATTTGGGGATAAATACAACGACAAAAAACATGTAACAATCTGTTTAATGGGAGATGGGGCTACGCGTCAAGGAACATTACACGAAACTTTTAACATGGCAATGAACTGGAAATTACCAGTGGTATTTGTTTGTGAAAACAACCAATACGCTATGGGAACTTCTGTAAAACGTACAGCGAATCACGAAGACATTTGGAAATTAGGTTTAGGATATGATATGCCTTCAATGCCTGTGGATGGAATGGATCCTGTAAAAGTAGCGGAAGCGGCTTACGAAGCGATTGAACGTGCGCGTCGTGGTGATGGACCTACATTCTTAGATATTCGTACGTATCGTTACCGTGGTCATTCGATGTCGGATGCAGAACCATACCGTACGAAAGAAGAAGTTGAATCATTCAAACAAGAAGATCCAATTTTACATGTTGAAAATGAAATTTTATCAAATAACTGGGCAACTCGCGAGCAGTTAGATGTAATTATGGATGAGGTGAAAAGCGCTGTAGAAGAGTGTGTGGAATTTGCAGAAAATTCACCATATCCAGACGCGAATGTGATGTATGACTACATCTATTCTCAAGAAGATTACCCATTTTTAGATAAAGTTGAAAATAACTAA
- a CDS encoding acyl-CoA reductase: protein MTINQRISAFNQLAQLFKYITNKTLPTCEALKTKFESLDETIGYAISDAEAYNNWFTKENVFFALDNWAEALTTSNLAEWVKDYPMATTPKNVGIIMAGNLPLVGFHDLLSVILAGHNALIKTSSKDDKLMAFVIQFLQGIDEEFQTIIQTVERLEGFDAVIATGSNNTARYFEQYFSKVPNIIRKNRTSVAVLNGTETLEDFKALGDDIFRYYGLGCRNITKIYFKSEEQIPTFFENIMDWGNIVINHPKYANNYDYNRAIYLLGKDDFLDNNFVLLKKDQNLHSPIAVVNYEIYEDLDQVKSFLNENQDQIQCVVGHDMKDNPNYVEFGKTQTPTLTDYADNIDTLKFLAEI, encoded by the coding sequence ATGACAATCAATCAAAGGATTTCAGCATTTAACCAATTAGCACAACTATTTAAATATATTACAAATAAGACGCTTCCTACATGCGAAGCCTTAAAAACTAAATTTGAATCGTTAGACGAAACGATTGGTTATGCCATTAGCGATGCTGAAGCATACAACAATTGGTTTACAAAAGAAAATGTATTTTTTGCTTTGGACAATTGGGCAGAAGCATTAACCACATCGAATTTAGCCGAATGGGTAAAAGATTATCCCATGGCTACTACACCTAAAAATGTAGGGATTATTATGGCAGGAAATCTACCGTTGGTTGGATTTCATGATTTGTTATCGGTTATATTGGCTGGACACAATGCCTTAATCAAAACCTCATCGAAGGATGATAAATTAATGGCTTTTGTGATTCAATTTTTACAAGGTATAGATGAAGAATTCCAAACGATTATTCAAACTGTTGAACGTTTAGAAGGATTTGACGCCGTAATTGCTACTGGTAGCAACAATACTGCTCGTTATTTTGAACAATACTTTTCGAAAGTTCCGAACATCATTCGTAAAAATAGAACCTCTGTTGCTGTATTAAATGGAACAGAAACGTTAGAAGATTTTAAAGCTTTAGGTGATGATATTTTCCGCTATTATGGATTAGGTTGCCGTAACATCACAAAGATTTACTTTAAATCAGAAGAACAAATCCCAACGTTTTTTGAAAATATAATGGACTGGGGAAATATTGTGATTAATCACCCGAAATACGCAAACAATTATGATTACAATCGTGCGATTTACTTATTAGGAAAAGATGATTTCTTAGATAACAACTTTGTTTTATTAAAGAAAGATCAAAATTTACATTCACCAATTGCTGTCGTAAATTATGAAATTTATGAGGATTTAGATCAAGTAAAATCTTTCTTAAACGAAAACCAAGATCAAATCCAATGTGTAGTTGGACACGATATGAAAGATAATCCAAACTATGTGGAATTTGGAAAAACGCAAACACCAACCTTAACGGATTATGCCGATAATATTGATACGTTAAAATTCTTAGCTGAAATATAA